The following is a genomic window from Bordetella sp. H567.
ATCACCTGCAGCTGGATCTGCTCGCAGATCTTCTTCTGCGCGGCGAGGTCGGGCGCATTGAACCAATCCTGTCGCAGCTGTTCCAGCCTGGGGCTGTCGGGCCAGCCCCACCACGCCGCCTTGCCGTTGCCGCGCAGCGCCAGGTGCCCGGCCGGGTCCAGGTTGTTGGGGCCGGTCAGGCCGGTGAAGGCGACGTTCCAGCCGCCCTTGGACGGCGCATCCTGGTTGTTGCGGCGCTGTACCGCCGTGCCCCAGTCCATGGTCTGCACGTCGACGTTCAGGCCGACGCGCTTGAACAGGTCCGCGGTGACCAGCGCGGCGGCGTGATACGCGGGGAAATCGGCCGGGTCGATCAGGACGATGGCCTCGCCCTTGTAGCCGGCGGCCTTGATCAGCGCGCGCACCTTGTCCAGGTCGCGCTTGCCGGTCAACTTGTCCATGCCGGCCTCGGTCGCCATGGGCGTGCCCTCCACGAAGACGCCCATGCGGTCGCTCCAGTACTCCTTGAACTCCGTGCCGTTGATGGCCGTCATGTAGTCGGTCTGGTTGATCGACGCCAGCACCGCGCGGCGCATCAGCACGTTGTTGAACGGCGGCTGCAGGTGATTGAAGCGCAGGATCGCGACGGTGGGCAGGCTGCGCTTGAGCAGGGCGATGGAGGGGTCGGCCTTCAGCACGCCGAGGAAATCGTTGTCGACGGCCTCCACGCCATCCACTTCATGCGCCTGCAAGGCGGCGATGGCGGTGGCCCGGTCGGGCACGACGCTCCAGCGCACCTCGTCCATATGCGCGATCTTGGGCCCGGCGCTGAACTGCGGCGGGAAGCTGTCCTTGCGCGGCACATAGCCGGCGAACTTCTCATAGACGACGCGCGAGCCCGATACCCACTGCTCGCGCATGAAGCGGAAGGGGCCGCTGCCTATCATCTCGGTGACCGGCTTGTCATCCGGGCCCTTGGCCAGGCGTTCGGGCATGATGGCCGCCATGCTGCCGGTCTGCCGCCCCAGGGCGTGCAGCAGCAAGGGAAAGGGCTTCTTCAACTTGAACTGCAGCTGCTTGTCGTTCACCGCGGTCAGCTCGGCGGTCGCCGCCATCAACGATTTGCCCATCAGGTCGCGCAGCGCCCAGCGATGCAGGCTGGCGACCGCATCCTGTGCGCGCACGGGCGAACCGTCATGAAATACCAGCTGGTCCCGCAGCGTGATCACCCAGCGCAGGCCGTCGGCATCCATTTCATGGCCGGACGCCATCTGCGGATGCGGCTGGTAGTCGTTGTCCATCCCATAGAGCGTATCGAACACCATCTGCGCGTGATTCTGCGTGATCGTGGCGGTGGTAAAGGTGGGGTCCAGCAACGTCAGGTCGGTTTGCGGAATCCAGCGGAACTCGACGCGCGGCGCGGCCCGCAGATAGCCCGGCAGCGCCAGGGTCGCCGCGCTGGCGGAAGTGGTGATCAGGAATTGCCTACGGTCCATGTTCTGCTCCGGTTCGAGAGGAATGACCCAATACAAGGCCGACTAGGCCGGCCGCCGGATGGCGCGCCAGGAAAGTCCACGGCCCGCTTGCCCGCGACGCGGGTGTAACCACTACGGCGCGCCAACCCGCGGCGCGGCATGCACGCTCAATACAAGCCGCCGACCTGATGGCGGGCCACGAAATGACCCGGCCCGACCTGCTCCAGCGGCGGTATCCGCGGTTCATGGCCCAGGGGCCGGACCGGGCTGGGAAGCTCCGCGTTATCGACCCGGATGTCGCGCCGGCGCGTCGGATCGGGCACCGGCACGGCTTGCATCAGCTTGCGCGTGTAGGGATGGAGCGGGTTCTCGAACACGGCCTGGCGCGGACCGATTTCGACGACCTGGCCCAGGTACATCACCGCGACGCGATGGCTGACACGTTCGACCACCGCCATGTCATGCGAGATGAACAGATAGGCTACGCCCAGTTCGCGTTGCAGGTCGATCAGCAGATTGACGATCTGCGCCTGGATCGAGACATCCAGCGCGGACACCGATTCGTCGGCGATCAGCACGCGCGGGTTCACCGACAGCGCCCGCGCGATGCAAATACGCTGGCGCTGTCCGCCGGAGAACTGATGCGGCCACCGCGTCGCCATGGCGGGATCCAGGCCGACGCGCGCCATCAGCGCGGCCACGCGGCGATCGGCCTCGGCACCCCTGGCCACGCCATGGATCAGCATGGGTTCCTTGATGGACTCGCCGATGCGCATGCGCGGATTCAGCGACGCGAAGGGATCCTGGAAAACGAACTGCATGCCGCGCCGCAGCGCGCGCAAGGACTCCCGATCGTCGGCCCGTACCTCCCGGCCGTCGAATTCCACCGTGCCGGAGGTCATCCGCGCCAGCTGCAGGATGGAACGGCCGGTGGTGGTCTTGCCGCAGCCGGACTCGCCCACCAGGGACAGCGTTTCGCCGGCGTGCAGGTCGAAGCTGACCTTCTCGACCGCATGCACGCGTTGCTTGACACGGGCCAGGATGCCGCCGCGCACGTCGAAGCGCGTGACAAGGTCGCGCACGCGCAGGATGGGGTGCCCGGACGGCACCTTGCCGGGCGGGCTTGTATTCGCGGCGTCCGCCCGAACCGGCGGCGGGGAAGACCATGCCGCCGGTTGCGCTGTCGTCGGCATGGACGACCGTGCCGCCGCCCGCGATGCCGTGGGCGACGGCGGTGCGCATGACGATGCCCCGGACGACGGCGCCGGCGAGGATGCCTGCGCCGGCTCGGGCTCCACCAGATCGAAGCGCGCCGGTTCCGCCGTGCCGCGCATGGCGCCCAGCTTGGGCGCCGCCGCCATCAGCGCGCGGGTATAGGTCTCGCGCGGATGCGCGAACAGCCCCACCACGCTGTTGGTTTCAATGGCGCACCCGCGCCGCATCACCATCACACGGTCGGCGACTTCCGCGACGACTCCCATATCGTGGGTGATGAAGATCACCGCCATATCCATGTCGCGCTGCAGCTCGCGTATCAGTTGCAGGATCTGGGCCTGGATGGTGACGTCCAGCGCGGTGGTCGGCTCGTCGGCGATCAGCAGCGCCGGCTTGCAGGACAGCGCCATGGCGATCATCACGCGCTGGCGCATGCCGCCCGACAACTCATGCGGGTACCGGCGCATGACCGCGGCGGCGTCCGGAATGCGCACGCGGTCCAGGATGCGGCGCGCTTCGGCTTCGGCGGTGCGGGCGTCGCCGGGCTGGTGCAGGCGTATCGCCTCGACGATCTGCGCGCCGATGGACATGACCGGATTGAGCGAGGTCATCGGCTCCTGGAACACCATGCCTAGATCGGCGCCGCGCATCGCGCGCATCGCTTCGTGGCCGGCCTTGGCCAGATCGACCGTCCTGCCGTCGGGCCGATGGAAAGTCATCGTGCCCTGCACGATGCGGCCGCCGCCGAATTCGACCAGTCGCATGATGGCCAGCGAGGTCACCGACTTGCCTGAACCGGACTCGCCCACGATGGCCAGCGTTTCGCCGCGGTCCACGTGCAGGCTGACCTCGCGCACCGCCACGGTGGCCTGCGGCCCCGCGCCGAAGGCGACCGTCAGATCGGCAACATCCAGGACGCGGCGGCCGGTGGGCGCGTGTCGGACGCCGGGGGCGCGGCCGCCTGCGTCCGGCCGCACCGCATCCTGGGGAACGGCGGCATCCGGGGCGCCGGAATCGGGTGTGCTGGCCATGGTCAGATCCTTTTCGCCATGCGCGGATCGATGGCGTCGCGCAGGCCGTCGCCCAGCATATTGACGGCCAATATCGTGATCGACAGGAAGACCGCCGGAAAGGCGATCAGGTAAGGCTTGATCTGCCACAGCGCGCGGCCTTCGGCCATGATGTTGCCCCACGATGGCGTGGCCGGCGGCACGCCGGCGCCGATGAAGGACAGTCCCGCCTCCGCCAGGATGGCGACGCCGCAGATATAGGTGGCCTGCACGGTCAGCGGCCCGATGGTGTTGGGCAGGATGTGGCGCAGCACCACGCGCAGCCGGCTGGCGCCCGCGGCCACGGCGGATTCCACATAGGGCTGTTCGCGCAGCGACAGCACCACGCCGCGCACCAGGCGAACCACGCGCGGGATTTCCGCCAGCGTGATGGCGAAGATCACGTTGTGCAGGGACGCGCGGCTCAACGAGATCAGCGCGATGGCCAGCAGGATGGTCGGGATGGACATGAAACCGTCCATGATGCGCATGGCGACGGCATCGATCCAGCGCACGAAGCCCGCCGCGAGGCCGATCGCCACGCCGGCGACCGTCGAGAGGATGGCCACCGTGAAGCCCACGATCAGCGATACGCGCGCGCCGTAGATGACGCGCGAATAGACGTCGCGCCCAAGCAGATCGGTACCGAACCAGAAGCGCTCGCTGGGCGGCCGCGTCCGGTTGATCGGGGACAGCGCCGTCGGGTCCACGGTATGCAGCCACGGCGCGCACACCGCCACCAGCGCCAACAGCAGCAGAAGCACCCCACCCATGGCGATGGTGGGATGCTCGCGCATCATCTTGAAGAACGCGCGCATCAGTATTTGATCCTTGGATCGAAGACGCGATAGAGCAAGTCCACCGCCAGGTTGATCAGCACATACATGAAGCTGAACAGCAGGATCACCCCCTGGATCACCGGATAGTCCCGGCGCAGGATGGCGTCCACCGTCAGGCGCCCGAGCCCCGGTATGGAGAACACGGTTTCGGTGATCACGGTGCCGCTGATCAACAGCGCCACGCCGCTGCCGATCACGGTCAGGATGGGTACGGCGGCATTCTTCAGTGCATGGCGGAACAACAGGCTGCGATCGTGCACGCCTTTCGCGCGCGCGGTGCGCACATAATCCTGCGACAGCGTCTCCAGCAGCGTCGCGCGGGTGATGCGCGTGATCAGCGCGATATACACACTGCCCAGCGCCAGCGCGGGCAGCACCAGCGTGTACAGCGACGGCCACAGGCCGCGCGCCAGCGGCACGTAGCCCTGCACCGGAAACCAGCGCAGCTGCAGTCCCAGCACCCAGGCCAGCAGGTAGCCCACCACGAAGGAAGGGATGGAAAACCCCAGCACCGCGCTCAGCATGATGCCGCGGTCCTGCCAGGCGTTGTGCCGCCATGCCGCCAGCGCGCCCAGCGGCACGGCAACCGCCACGGACAGGATCAGCGTCATGATCATCAGGCTGAAGGTCGGCGCCAGCCGCTGGCCGACCATGTAGCTGACGGGCTGGCTGGTGAACAGCGACGTACCCAGGTCGCCGTGCAGCACCGCCCATATCCAGTGCCCGAAGCGAAGCAGGAAGGGCTGGTCCAGGCCCAAGGTGGCCCGGATGCGCGCAATGTCCTGTGCCGTGGCGTCCTCGCCCGCCAGCAGCGCGGCGGGATCGCCCGGCGCCAGGTCCAGCAGCGCGAAGACGAATAGCGCGACGAACAGCATGACCGGCAGCGTGGCGAGCAGTCGGCGCAGGATGTACGAGAACATCGGACCTCGTTGGGAAGCGCCGGGGAGTGCCGCGGCGCCCTGGCGGCGTCGCGACGTCCCGGCGGAACGCAGGGTTTGCGCGGTGCAAAAATTCTAGGGTTGGCGCGGCGCACGCAGCAATTTCAATATTCGCGCGCGCCCGTTGCCGAAATTAGAACAGCCCGCAAAGCCAATGAACACGCGGCTCTCCGGTCTGTACGTAGTGGCCCTGATGGGGATATCCCCAGGATGGGCAGGTTCCCGCTTCAAACCGCCACGTCGACCGAATCGGCCGCGCGCGGCCCGGCGCCGGAGCCCTGCACCAGGGCCGCTTCCGGCGGCGCGGTCACGATGCCGGTGCGGAAATCCACCGGCGGCTGCGCGCGCAGGCGATCCAGGTCCGGAAGCGGCCGGGCCAGCGCCGGATCGCGGGCCCAGGCCCACTCCAGCGATTTGCAGATTTCCAGCAGCGCCAGGTCCTGGCGGAAGCCGGCGATGACCTGCATGCCGAATGGCATGCCCGCATGATCGCGCCCGCAAGGCATGGACAGCGCGGGGTTGGTCATCAAGGTCACGACATAGGTCAGCGCCAGCCAGCGGTAATAGTTCTCCTGGGGCTTGCCGTTGATGCGGTCCAGCGCAAGCTGCGTCCACGGGAAGGGCGAGACCGGCGTGGTCGGTGCCAGGATCACGTCATAGTCCTGGTACAGCGCCTGGAAGGCCTTGAACATGCGGGTCTGGTCCAGGTGCGCCGCGGTATGGTCGGCCAGTGTCATCGCCGCGCCCATTTCGTAGTTCGCGCGAGGGTTCGGCCCCAGGTTGGCGGGGTCGGCCTCGTAGGCCTCGCGATAGCGGGCCACATAGTTGGCCGCGCGGATCACGTCAAAGCAGCGGTCCGCCGCCGCCAGGTCGGGATGCACTTCCTCGCAGCTTCTGAACAGATGGCGCATGGCGTCCATCCTGGCCAGGAACACGCGCCGGATATCGTCGTCCACGTCGCACACGCCGAAGTCCACGGTGTAGCCCACCCGCAGGCTCGCCAGGTCGCGCGGGCGCAGGCTGGCGAAAGCCGCCGCGTCGACGTCGTAGGACAGCGGATCGCAGTCCGCACGGCCGGCGATCGCCGACAGGTGCAGGCCCACGTCGTCCATCACGCGACCCATCGGCCCCACCACGGAGATCGGCGTCCAGCCGAGCGCACGCCGTTCCACCGGCACCAGCCCCGGCGACGGCCGGAAACCGATGACCCCGCACTTGGCGGCCGGGATGCGCAGGGACCCGCCCGTGTCCGAGCCGGTACAAAGCGGCAGCATATCGGTGGCCAGCGCCACGGCCGAACCGCCCGAGGAGCCGCCGCAGTTCAGCCGCGGATCGAAGGGATTACCCGTCGCGCCCCACACGGGATTGCGCGTATTCGCGCCGGCGCCCAGTTCCGGCACGTTGGTCTTGCCGACGACGATGGCGCCCGCGCGGCGCATGCGCGCCACCATCAGGTTGTCCGCCGACGGCACGTGGCCGCGGTACATGGGCGAACCGAAGGTGGTCAGCAGGCCTTCGGTTTCCTCCAGGTCCTTCACGCCCAGCGGCAAGCCGTGCAGCGCCCCCAGCGGCAAGCCGCGCAGCACCGCCGCCTCGGCCGCGCGCGCTTCCTGCCGCGCACGCTCGTAGCACGTCGCGGTAATCGCGTTCAGGTACGGGTTGAGCGCCTCGATGCGCGCCAGGCAGGCCTGCAGCAGCTCCACCGGCGAGATCGTCTTGTCGCCGATGGCGCGGCGCAAGTCCACGGTGGACCAGGAAACCAGGGAATCGGAAGAAGCCGGCATGGGAGTTTTCCGCCAGGATGAGGACGATGCCGATTCTGGAAGCGGCGTGCGCCCCTGTCCATTAGAGTTTTTCGCAGCAGACGTTCTGTAAATTCGAAGCGCCACATTGCGCGCAATCGCCGGGGCGCGATTGCGCATCGAGCCCTGCTACCTTGAATACGCCAGCGTGTCGGCCATGGGCATCCGGTAATCCGCCTCCGTCAGCTGCCGCCGCAGCTGGGCGGCCTGCGCTTCGCTCAGTTCGACCAGCGGCGGCCGCACGATGCGCCAGGCATCGTCCCCGGACTGCCACGCCACGGCCTCCTTCATCGCGGAGATCATGGGCAGCGCCTGGAAGATCCCGCGGATCTGGCGGATGCGCTCGTGCCAGGCGTCCGCCTGCGGCGTCTGCCATTCGCGATACACCCGCATGATCTCCGCCGCATTGACGTTGGCCGTGGCGGTGATGCATCCCACCGCGCCGGCACGCAGGCCGGGCAGCAGGAAGACTTCGCTGCCCGGGAAGACATCGAAGCCGTCGGCGGCGAACGCGCGCACCATGGCCTCGGTGTTCTCCCAGTCGCCGGAGCTGTCCTTGGCGCCCGCCACCTGCTTGGGATAGGCCTTGAGCAGGCGCTCGATCAGTCCCAGCGTGATGGGCACGCCGCTGACCGGCGGGATGTGATACAGGTACACCCGCAGCCGGTCGTCGCCCACGCCTTCGATCAGGTTCGCGTAGGCACGGAACAGCCCCTCGTCGCTGACGCCCTTGTAGTAGAACGGCGGCAGCACCAGCACGCCGGCGCAACCGGCCTGGACCGCGTGGCGGGTCAGCTCGATCGCGTCCGGCACCGCGCAGGCGCCGGTGCCTGGCATCATGCGGTCCGGCGGCAGGCCGGCCGCCAGCAGCGCATCCAGCAGCGCGCGCTTTTCCCCCACGGACATCGACGCGGCTTCCGAATTCGTGCCGAAGACGGCCAGCCCCACGCCTTGTTCGACCAGCGCCCGGCAGTGGCGCACCAGCCCTTGCGCGCTGGGCGTGCGGTCCGGATTGAAGGGCGTGAGAACGGGCGACAGGACGCCGCGCAGACGATGGTCATGATGGTGGGACATGGACGAACTCCTCCGGAACGAACCGGCCGTTCGACGTTCGGACGCCGGCGCGTGTATCGTTATGATGGTTGTCGGTTGCCCCGTCCATGGCATTGCCACGCACGGACGCCATACCGCACGGTAGCAGTGTGAGACCCCGGAGAACAATAGAAAAGCGGGTTCCGTTACTATCACACCGCAATATTTTTCAGCATACGCGGCGCGAACCTTCGATCGCCCATGCTGTCCCCTGCCCGGCGGCGCGCGGAACCTCCCAATGGATACCCGATACCTGCAGAGCTTCGTCACGGTGGCCGAAAGCGGCTCGTTCGCCCAGGCAGCGCGGCGGCTGGACCTGACGCCGACGGCGGTGGCCGCGCGCATCAAGGCGCTGGAAGACACCCTGGGCCTGTCGTTGATCAAGCGCGCCGGCCGCTCGGTGCGTCCCACCGAGGCCGGCATGCGTATCCTGGACCGTGCCCGCGCCCTGCTGCGCGATGCGCGCGACCTGGCGGCGCTGGCGGAAGACGAGGCCTCGTTCGGCGAGCTTCGGCTGGGGGTGTTCGTGTCCGCCATGACCAGCGTGCTGCCGCCGGTGCTCAAGCGGGTGTACGACCGTTATCCCAGCCTGTCCGTATTCGTCATGCCGGGCGCGTCGGTGGACCTGTGCCACCGCGTCGCCGCCGGCGAGCTGGATGCCGCCATCGTGGTGGAGCCGCAATTCGCCATCGGCAAGGCCGTGCGCTGGCAATCCATCATGGAAGAACCGCTGATCGTGGTTGCCCCCGCCTCCATGAAAGGCCGGGATGCGCACGAGCTGCTGCGCACCCAGCCCTTCATCCGTTATGACCGTTCCGTGCTGGGCGGACAGCTGGCGGACCGCTATCTGCGCGATCACCGCATCGTGCCGCACCAGCGCCTGGAAATGGACAGCCTGCTTGGCGTCGCGGCCCTGGTGGACCAGGGATTGGGCGTCGCCCTGCTGCCGGACTGGTCCTCGCTGTGGTCGTCCCGCTATGCCTTGACACGCGTCCCCTTGCCGGGCCGCACCCCCGTTCGCCGCGTCGGGCTGGTGTGGCAAACGCATGGCGCACGTACGGCGCTGGCCGAAACCTTGCTGGAGGATGCCCGCGCGGTGTTTCCGCGGGCCGCGGCGCGCCGTGGCGCGCGCGGGGACTGAACCCGGCGCAATCGGGCTAGCGCCGGCTTGCCTGGGCATGCGTTGTGGCCGGGGCCGGCTCGCTCAACGCATGCTCATGGCATGCTCATGGCATGCTGCCGGCTACTCACGGTTTTTTCGCGGCTTGCCCACCGCTTGCTGGTGGCTTGCCGATCGGCGTGCTCCCGTTGTCCTGGGTGCCGCGCAGGAAATCGAAATCGCAGCCTTTGTCCGCCTGTGTCACCGTGCTCAGGAACAGCTTGCGGTAGCCGCGGTCGTCGCCTTCCCGCGCGGGACGCGGCCGCCACGCGGCCTTGCGGCGCGCGAGTTCGGCGTCGTCGACCAGCAGGGAGATTTCGCGCCGCTGGACGCTCAAGCGTATGCGGTCGCCGGTGCGCACCAGGGCCAGCGGGCCGCCGATCGCGGATTCCGGCGTGACGTGCAGCACGATGGATCCGGACGCGGTGCCGCTCATGCGGCCATCGGAGATCCGCACCATGTCCTTCACGCCGGCGCGCGCCAGCTTGCGCGGAATCGGCATATAGCCGGCTTCCGGCATGCCGGGCGCGCCCACCGGGCCGATGTGCTTGAGCACCATGATGTCGTCGGCATGGATGTCCAGCTCCTCGTCGTCGACGCGCGCGGCCAGGTCCTCCAGGTCTTCGAACACCACCGCGCGGCCTTCATGTTCCATCAGCGCGGCGGTCGCCGCCGATTGCTTGATGATCGCGCCGCCGGGCGCCAGGTTGCCGCGCAGCACGGCGATGCCGCCTTGCGCATAAACGGGCTTGTCGAAGGGGCGTACGACGTCCTGCGGGAAGGCGGGTGGCGCATCGTCCAGCTCCTCGCCCAGCGTGCGGCCAGTGACCGTCAGGGCATCCAGGTGCAGCAGCGGCCGCAGTTCGCGCAGCAGCGTGCGCACGCCGCCCGCCTTGTGGAAGTCCTCCATGTAGTGCTGGCCCGACGGCTTCAGGTCCACCAGCACGGGGGTTTCCTTGCCGATGCGGTCGAAGGCTTCCATGTCCAGGGCGATGCCCAGCCGGCCCGCCACCGCGGTCAAGTGCACGATGCCGTTGGTGGACCCGCCGATCGCCAGCAGCACGCGCAGCGCGTTTTCGAAGGACTTCGCGGTCAGGATGCGGTCCGGCGTCAGCTGTCTGCCTATCATCGCCACCGCTTCGGCGCCGGTGCGTTCGGCCACGCGGATGCGGTCGGCCGTCACGGCCGGTGGCGACGCGCTACCGGGCACCGCGATGCCCAGCGCCTCCGCGATGCAGGCCATCGTACTGGCCGTGCCCATCACCGAACACGTACCGACGCTGGCGACGAGCTGGTTGTTGACGTCGGCGATTTCGGCGTCGTCGATTTCCTCCGCGCGGTATTTGCCCCAGAAACGGCGGCAGTCCGTGCAGGCGCCGACGCGTTCGCCGCGGTGCGAGCCGGTCAGCATCGAGCCGGTCACCAGCTGGATGGCCGGCACCTTGCCGCTCGCGGCGGCCATCAGTTGCGCGGGAACGGTCTTGTCGCAGCCGCCGATCAGCACCACCGCATCCATGGGTTGGGCACGGATCATCTCCTCCGTGTCCATGGACATCAGGTTGCGCAGGAACATGCTGGTGGGAGACGCGAAGCTTTCATGGACCGAGATGGTCGGGAATTCCACCGGCAGGCCGCCGGCCAGCATCACCCCGCGCTTCACGGCCTCCAGCAGCTGCGGCATATTTCCGTGGCAGGGATTGAAACCGCTGCCGGTATTGGCGATGCCCACGATGGGGCGCGACAGCGCGTCGTCGCTCAGGCCGGCGCCCTTGATGAAGGCCTTGCGCAGGAACAGCGAAAACCCGGCATCGCCGTAGCTGGTCAGGCCCTTGCGCATGCCGCTGGCCGCGGCCGCATCGGATGTAGAGGAAGACTTCGATGACATGACTATCCTTCTTTGAAACCGTCGCCCCGTGGCCGGGTACGCCGTGATGCCCCTACGCGATTCATGGCGCCGCGGCGGGGGCGAGCGCCACCGCGAAGCCGGTACTGCCATAGCGGCGCCACGACGGAATCGATCCGCCGTGACACCCGCCGCGATCATCACTGCGTCGCGGACTCAATCCACCGTGATTTTCGCGTCCTGTATCACCTGTGCCCATTGGTCCACCTCCGCCTGCAGGCGCTTGCGCGCCTCGTCCGCCGAGGCCGGCGCGACCGCGTAGGCGCCCTGCTGCAGCAGCTTTTCCTTGGTGTCCGGCATCACCAGGATTTTCGCCAATGCCGCGTTCAAGGTGTCGACCACGGGCTTGGGCGTCCTGGCCGGCACCAGCACCCCGAACATCGACGCGACATTGAAGTTGGGCAGGCCGGCCTCCGCCGCCGTTGGCGTATCGGGCAGCATGGAAATGCGCTCGGGCATCGTAACCGCAAGCGCGCGCAGCTGTCCGCTCTTGATGAAAGGCAGCGCGGCCGGCACGGTTTCCACCATCGTCAGCACCTGGCCGCCGACCAGGTCGGTCATGGCGGGTCCGCTGCCGCGATACGGCACATGCAGCATATCCACGCCGGCCTGCCGCTTGAAGAGCTCGGCCGCCATGCGCTGCGGTGCGCCGGCGCCGGACGATGCATAGGTGAGCTTGCCCGGATTGGCCTTGGCGTAGGCGATCAGTTCCTTCAGGTTGTGGACCGGCAGCGTGGGATTGACCACGAACACCAGCGGCACGGCGGCGATCGTGGCGACCGGCGTCAGGTCGCGCATCAGGTCGTACGAGATCGATTTCTTCTCCAGCGTCGACATGATGGAATGCGAGGTAATCGCCCCCATCAACAGCGTATAGCCATCGGGTTCGGCACGCGCCACCGCGTCGGCGCCCAGGTTGCCGCCCGCGCCGCCGCGGTTCTCCACGACCACCTGCTGCTTCAGCACTTCCGACAGCTTCATCGCGATCACCCGGCCCACCACGTCCGTGGCACCGCCGGGGGGATAGGGCACGACCAGCTTCAAGGCATGATCAGGAAAAGCGGCCTGTGCATGGGGCGCGTAGGAAGCCAGGACGGCCAGCGCACAGGCGGCGGCAGCCAGCAAGCGCCTGCGCGGCGCGGATTGGCGGATGGGCATGCGTTTGTCTCCATTATGTTTTTGATGGCCCGGCCACGCGGGCGGCGCCGGTCCCGGCAACCATTATTCATGGCCAGACACGCCGGAAGCCTGGGTTTTGTATGGTTCAAAGCGAAATTTTGTTCAGGTCCGCCGGGCGCCGGCGCTCGCCGCGCGGTACCGCGCGGTACCATGTCGCGCGGCCAGCAGACCGCCGCTTCGCCTTCCGCATCCGGACCCCTTGCCACGCCGCCATGAAAGACACGCCGCCGTCTTCGTCTTCGCAGCATCCCGACAACGCCGATATGCCTGTGCCCACCCCGGCGCGCCCAGGCGATGCCGGCGCCCGGCACGCAAGCGCCGGCGATGGCCGGAGCGCCCCTGCGCAGGCCGCCGAGCGTCGGCCTGGCGCCGAGGGACCCGACGCCGAGCATGCCGCCGCCTCTCCGCGGGTTCCGCTGTGGGTCCTGGCGTTGTCCACCACGCTGGGCATGCAGACCGTGGCGTCCTTCCTGGACCAGAGCCTGCCCGTGATCGCGCCCCTGCTCACGGCCGGCGCTGGCCTGTCGCCCGAACGCGTCGGCAATCTCTCTTCGCTCAATTCGCTGGGCACCGTCCTCTTCCTGCTGTTCGGCGCCCCGCTGCTGGCCCGCCTGGGCCCCGTGCGCATGCTGCAGGCCGGCGCGCTGCTGGCGGTATTCGGCCTGGGACTGGCCGCCACGGGCTACTGGCCCCTGCTGATCGTCGGCGCCATCCTCATGGGCATAGGCTACGGCCCATCCCCACCCGCCGGCAGCCGCATCCTGGCCGCCACCGCGCCGCCCCGGCATCGCACCCTGATCTTCTCCATCAAGCAAGCCGGCGCGCCCGCGGGCGCGGCCTGCGCCGGCCTGATCCTGGCGCCCGCCGCGGCGGCCTGGGGATGGGAAGGCGCCATGCTGATTTCCATGGCCATCGGCATCGCCGCCGCCTGCGTGATCGCGCCCGCGCGCGAACGCCTGGATACCGAGCGCGATCCGCAACGCGCCATACACGTGAAGGCGCTGATACACCCCCGCGCCTTCGCCACGCCCTATCGCGTACTGCGCGCGGCGCCATCCCTGCTGACGGTATCCGCCCTGGCCTTCTCCTTCGCCATCGTCCAAGGTTCGCTGTTTTCCTTTTCGGTGACCTACCTGGTCACCGCGCGCGGCATGCCCCTGGCCACGGCCGGCATCGCCTACGCCTGCATGCAGTTCGCCGGCGTCTTCGCGCGCATCTTCCTGGGCTGGCTGGCCGACCGCACCGGCCGCCCCGCCTACAACCTGACCATCCAGGCCTTCATCGCCGCCGCGCTGGTGGCGGCCTACG
Proteins encoded in this region:
- a CDS encoding ABC transporter substrate-binding protein, which produces MDRRQFLITTSASAATLALPGYLRAAPRVEFRWIPQTDLTLLDPTFTTATITQNHAQMVFDTLYGMDNDYQPHPQMASGHEMDADGLRWVITLRDQLVFHDGSPVRAQDAVASLHRWALRDLMGKSLMAATAELTAVNDKQLQFKLKKPFPLLLHALGRQTGSMAAIMPERLAKGPDDKPVTEMIGSGPFRFMREQWVSGSRVVYEKFAGYVPRKDSFPPQFSAGPKIAHMDEVRWSVVPDRATAIAALQAHEVDGVEAVDNDFLGVLKADPSIALLKRSLPTVAILRFNHLQPPFNNVLMRRAVLASINQTDYMTAINGTEFKEYWSDRMGVFVEGTPMATEAGMDKLTGKRDLDKVRALIKAAGYKGEAIVLIDPADFPAYHAAALVTADLFKRVGLNVDVQTMDWGTAVQRRNNQDAPSKGGWNVAFTGLTGPNNLDPAGHLALRGNGKAAWWGWPDSPRLEQLRQDWFNAPDLAAQKKICEQIQLQVIEDVPYIPLGASYQVSAYGAEWKDFQPQLPLFYTAHKA
- a CDS encoding ABC transporter ATP-binding protein; translation: MASTPDSGAPDAAVPQDAVRPDAGGRAPGVRHAPTGRRVLDVADLTVAFGAGPQATVAVREVSLHVDRGETLAIVGESGSGKSVTSLAIMRLVEFGGGRIVQGTMTFHRPDGRTVDLAKAGHEAMRAMRGADLGMVFQEPMTSLNPVMSIGAQIVEAIRLHQPGDARTAEAEARRILDRVRIPDAAAVMRRYPHELSGGMRQRVMIAMALSCKPALLIADEPTTALDVTIQAQILQLIRELQRDMDMAVIFITHDMGVVAEVADRVMVMRRGCAIETNSVVGLFAHPRETYTRALMAAAPKLGAMRGTAEPARFDLVEPEPAQASSPAPSSGASSCAPPSPTASRAAARSSMPTTAQPAAWSSPPPVRADAANTSPPGKVPSGHPILRVRDLVTRFDVRGGILARVKQRVHAVEKVSFDLHAGETLSLVGESGCGKTTTGRSILQLARMTSGTVEFDGREVRADDRESLRALRRGMQFVFQDPFASLNPRMRIGESIKEPMLIHGVARGAEADRRVAALMARVGLDPAMATRWPHQFSGGQRQRICIARALSVNPRVLIADESVSALDVSIQAQIVNLLIDLQRELGVAYLFISHDMAVVERVSHRVAVMYLGQVVEIGPRQAVFENPLHPYTRKLMQAVPVPDPTRRRDIRVDNAELPSPVRPLGHEPRIPPLEQVGPGHFVARHQVGGLY
- a CDS encoding ABC transporter permease — translated: MRAFFKMMREHPTIAMGGVLLLLLALVAVCAPWLHTVDPTALSPINRTRPPSERFWFGTDLLGRDVYSRVIYGARVSLIVGFTVAILSTVAGVAIGLAAGFVRWIDAVAMRIMDGFMSIPTILLAIALISLSRASLHNVIFAITLAEIPRVVRLVRGVVLSLREQPYVESAVAAGASRLRVVLRHILPNTIGPLTVQATYICGVAILAEAGLSFIGAGVPPATPSWGNIMAEGRALWQIKPYLIAFPAVFLSITILAVNMLGDGLRDAIDPRMAKRI
- a CDS encoding ABC transporter permease, with the translated sequence MFSYILRRLLATLPVMLFVALFVFALLDLAPGDPAALLAGEDATAQDIARIRATLGLDQPFLLRFGHWIWAVLHGDLGTSLFTSQPVSYMVGQRLAPTFSLMIMTLILSVAVAVPLGALAAWRHNAWQDRGIMLSAVLGFSIPSFVVGYLLAWVLGLQLRWFPVQGYVPLARGLWPSLYTLVLPALALGSVYIALITRITRATLLETLSQDYVRTARAKGVHDRSLLFRHALKNAAVPILTVIGSGVALLISGTVITETVFSIPGLGRLTVDAILRRDYPVIQGVILLFSFMYVLINLAVDLLYRVFDPRIKY